In Thermoplasmataceae archaeon, the following proteins share a genomic window:
- a CDS encoding 2-oxoacid:acceptor oxidoreductase subunit alpha — protein MIKPGEYFVEGDVAIAYGAIMAGCRLFAGYPITPASEITQTMSELLPRVGGKFLQMEDELASISAVIAASWANVKSMTATSGPGFSLMQENIGYAAMTETPVVIIDVQRAGPSTGQATRPAQGDVMQARFGSHGDYEDIVLSPNSVQEMFDLTLRSFNLSERFRVPVILLSDAVVGHMMERLLIPEAIEIINRKIASSLEESTRYGDDLIPPMGRFGDGLELMVTGSTHNPDGTRNTGSQEVQASLVTRLVEKIYRNRNEIEDWEEIETDDAEILVVAYGATSRPAHGAVLKAREKGIRAGLFRPRVLWPAPEKRMRDLNASVRKVLLPEMSMRGYSMEIEKMFPGKFVHMPKVSGGMHTVSEILGKLQEMNA, from the coding sequence GGTGAATATTTTGTAGAGGGGGATGTTGCTATAGCCTACGGGGCAATTATGGCTGGATGCAGGCTGTTTGCCGGTTACCCAATCACCCCAGCGAGCGAAATAACTCAGACAATGTCTGAGTTACTGCCGAGGGTAGGGGGAAAATTCCTCCAGATGGAGGATGAGCTTGCAAGTATCTCGGCTGTTATTGCTGCTTCTTGGGCGAACGTGAAGTCGATGACAGCAACCTCAGGGCCAGGGTTTTCGCTAATGCAGGAGAACATTGGGTATGCTGCAATGACTGAAACACCAGTTGTGATTATTGACGTTCAGAGAGCCGGGCCATCAACTGGACAGGCAACAAGACCTGCACAGGGAGACGTAATGCAGGCCAGATTCGGGTCGCATGGCGATTATGAGGACATTGTTCTATCACCGAATTCTGTCCAGGAGATGTTCGATCTTACACTAAGGTCTTTCAATCTGTCGGAACGTTTCAGGGTTCCTGTGATCCTTCTATCAGATGCAGTAGTGGGGCATATGATGGAGAGGCTGCTAATACCTGAGGCTATTGAAATAATCAACAGGAAAATTGCATCTTCACTAGAGGAATCCACAAGGTATGGCGATGATCTCATACCTCCGATGGGAAGGTTCGGAGACGGTCTTGAGCTAATGGTAACAGGTTCAACCCACAATCCAGATGGGACGCGAAATACTGGAAGCCAGGAAGTACAGGCTTCCTTAGTCACAAGACTGGTGGAGAAGATATACAGGAACAGGAATGAAATCGAAGACTGGGAAGAGATTGAGACTGACGATGCAGAGATACTTGTGGTCGCATATGGCGCAACATCCAGGCCCGCTCATGGAGCAGTACTTAAAGCTAGGGAGAAGGGCATAAGAGCAGGTCTTTTCAGGCCAAGAGTTCTGTGGCCAGCCCCGGAGAAGAGAATGAGAGATCTGAACGCATCCGTAAGAAAGGTTTTACTTCCAGAAATGTCAATGAGGGGGTACTCCATGGAAATTGAAAAAATGTTCCCTGGTAAATTCGTTCACATGCCAAAAGTGTCTGGTGGAATGCACACCGTCTCAGAAATACTGGGGAAGCTGCAGGAGATGAATGCATGA